The proteins below are encoded in one region of Clostridium fermenticellae:
- a CDS encoding sigma-54 interaction domain-containing protein yields the protein MDDLMKSINIPAILYKTTEQLIIPNESADKILKNNLSIKKSLENTLKYFSKENFMEYMDNIYIIGENENLIFLYCLQFDNCSEFKIIIIQDISMSLVNIIKNQSTYMLLDFIRNNNIDIITTDKDGIILNISPFFEKFYNVTSKELLGKSVFELENMGVFYPSAASKVLKTSQIITMLQKNKMGRKILVTALPIKDSNKNISRVICFSYDITDLFKIEEQVKILEKNAKLYIKNLKHIENKKINFSNVIGTGTEMQEIFKLITKVADFDVNILITGESGVGKNYLAKLIHNISKRCKSPFIELNCGAIPENLLESELFGYESGSFTGAKKHGKTGLIELAQNGTLFLDEIGELPLNLQVKLLKVIQDKTFNRIGGTKSIKINFRLITATNRNLKELIKQKKFREDLFYRLNVVSINIPPLRERKEDISYLILHFVDKFNKKYHLSRKFSESAVNDLVKYNWVGNIRELENVIERSLLISENNIISEDSLPKNIRENNKLNLEKNNTLHERLDNYEKHIVLNAFKKYKTTVGVGKALGISQATAVRKIKKYIHDYH from the coding sequence TTGGATGATTTAATGAAATCGATAAATATTCCGGCAATACTTTATAAAACTACAGAACAACTCATAATTCCTAATGAAAGCGCAGATAAAATATTAAAGAATAATCTTTCTATTAAAAAAAGTTTGGAAAATACACTTAAGTACTTCTCAAAAGAAAACTTTATGGAATATATGGATAATATCTATATAATTGGGGAAAATGAAAATCTTATTTTTTTGTATTGCTTACAATTTGACAATTGTTCAGAATTTAAAATCATAATTATACAGGATATAAGTATGTCATTGGTAAACATAATAAAAAATCAGAGCACTTATATGCTATTAGATTTTATAAGAAATAATAATATAGATATTATTACAACAGACAAAGATGGTATTATATTGAATATTAGCCCTTTCTTTGAAAAATTCTATAATGTAACTAGTAAAGAATTACTAGGTAAAAGCGTTTTTGAATTAGAAAATATGGGCGTATTTTATCCTTCGGCTGCATCTAAAGTGTTAAAAACATCTCAAATAATTACTATGCTGCAAAAAAACAAAATGGGGCGTAAAATTTTAGTAACGGCACTTCCAATTAAGGATAGCAATAAAAATATTTCTAGAGTTATTTGTTTTTCTTATGACATAACTGATTTATTTAAAATTGAAGAACAAGTTAAAATTTTAGAAAAGAACGCCAAATTATATATAAAAAATTTAAAACATATAGAAAATAAAAAAATAAATTTTTCTAATGTAATTGGAACTGGAACTGAAATGCAGGAAATATTTAAGCTCATCACTAAAGTAGCAGATTTTGATGTTAATATTCTTATAACTGGAGAATCTGGGGTTGGAAAAAATTATCTTGCTAAATTAATTCATAATATTAGCAAAAGATGTAAATCTCCTTTTATAGAATTGAACTGTGGTGCTATACCAGAAAATCTACTTGAATCAGAACTTTTTGGATATGAAAGTGGTTCATTTACGGGTGCAAAAAAACATGGGAAAACTGGTTTAATAGAATTAGCTCAAAATGGTACACTTTTTTTAGACGAAATAGGAGAATTACCGTTAAATCTACAGGTTAAATTACTCAAAGTTATTCAGGATAAGACTTTTAACAGAATCGGAGGTACAAAATCCATAAAAATAAACTTTCGTCTAATAACAGCCACTAATAGAAATTTAAAAGAATTGATTAAGCAAAAGAAATTTCGAGAAGACCTGTTTTATAGATTAAATGTAGTTAGTATTAATATTCCTCCTCTAAGAGAAAGGAAAGAAGATATATCATACCTCATACTACATTTTGTAGATAAGTTTAATAAGAAATATCATTTAAGCAGAAAATTTTCAGAATCTGCAGTAAATGATCTAGTAAAATATAATTGGGTCGGCAATATAAGAGAATTAGAAAATGTAATTGAAAGATCTTTACTAATATCTGAAAACAATATTATTTCTGAAGATTCTCTGCCAAAAAATATACGTGAAAATAACAAATTAAACTTAGAAAAAAATAATACCCTTCATGAAAGACTTGATAATTATGAAAAGCATATTGTATTAAACGCCTTCAAAAAATATAAAACAACTGTTGGAGTTGGTAAAGCCTTGGGAATTAGCCAGGCTACAGCAGTAAGGAAAATTAAAAAATATATACATGACTATCATTAA
- a CDS encoding acetyl-CoA hydrolase/transferase family protein encodes MNWKEIYKSKLVSAEEAVSKIKSNDRVVLSHAVGEPSVLIDAMVKNKDNYENVEIVHMVAMGKGEYTNEGMEKHFIHNSLFVGASTRKAVNSARADYTPCFFYEVPRLFKEGYMPVDVALVQLSRPDAHGFCSFGVSNDYSKPAADCAKLIIAEVNENMPRTMGDSFIHVSDIDYIVETSHPIIELKPPKIGDVEKSIGRYCASLIEDGSTLQLGIGAIPDAVLLFLKDKKDLGIHSEMISDGVVDLVDAGVITNKKKTLHPGKIVVTFLMGTKKLYDFVNDNPMVEAYPVSYVNDPTVIMKNYKMVSINSCVQVDLMGQICSESIGLKQISGVGGQIDFIRGASMAKDGKSIIAIPSTAAKGKVSRIVPLLDEGAAVTTSRNDVDYVITEYGIARLKGKTLKQRACELINIAHPDFREELIKEYEIRFNCKFL; translated from the coding sequence ATGAATTGGAAAGAGATATATAAAAGTAAGCTTGTAAGTGCAGAAGAAGCAGTATCTAAGATAAAATCAAATGACAGGGTTGTCCTTAGTCATGCAGTTGGAGAACCTTCAGTACTTATAGATGCAATGGTTAAAAATAAGGACAATTATGAAAATGTTGAGATAGTTCATATGGTAGCTATGGGAAAAGGTGAATATACAAATGAAGGAATGGAAAAACACTTTATCCATAATTCACTATTTGTAGGTGCTAGTACGAGGAAAGCTGTTAATTCTGCTAGAGCAGACTACACACCTTGTTTCTTTTATGAAGTCCCAAGGTTGTTTAAAGAGGGCTATATGCCGGTAGATGTTGCTTTGGTTCAGTTAAGCAGACCAGATGCACATGGCTTTTGCAGTTTTGGAGTATCAAATGATTACAGTAAACCTGCTGCAGATTGTGCAAAACTTATAATTGCAGAAGTAAATGAAAATATGCCAAGAACAATGGGAGATTCATTTATACATGTGTCAGATATTGACTATATAGTTGAAACATCTCATCCAATAATAGAGTTAAAGCCACCTAAAATAGGAGATGTTGAAAAATCTATTGGAAGATATTGTGCATCCCTTATCGAAGATGGATCTACTTTGCAACTTGGAATAGGTGCTATTCCGGATGCTGTATTGTTGTTTTTAAAGGATAAAAAAGATCTTGGAATCCATTCAGAAATGATATCGGATGGAGTTGTTGATCTTGTGGATGCAGGAGTAATCACAAATAAGAAGAAGACTTTGCATCCAGGGAAAATAGTTGTTACATTCCTTATGGGTACAAAGAAATTATATGATTTTGTAAATGACAATCCTATGGTGGAAGCTTATCCAGTAAGCTATGTAAATGATCCTACAGTTATAATGAAAAATTACAAGATGGTATCTATAAATTCTTGTGTACAAGTTGATTTAATGGGTCAGATATGCTCTGAAAGTATTGGCTTGAAGCAGATAAGTGGTGTAGGTGGACAAATAGACTTCATAAGGGGAGCTAGTATGGCTAAGGATGGTAAATCAATTATTGCAATACCATCAACAGCTGCTAAAGGCAAGGTGTCAAGAATAGTTCCATTACTAGATGAAGGTGCAGCAGTTACAACTTCAAGGAATGATGTAGATTATGTTATTACAGAATATGGAATTGCAAGACTTAAAGGAAAAACATTAAAACAGAGAGCATGTGAATTAATAAATATTGCCCATCCAGATTTTAGAGAAGAATTGATAAAAGAATATGAAATAAGGTTTAATTGTAAGTTTTTATAA
- a CDS encoding NifU family protein — translation MYEKISKVIDEKVRPYLSGHNGDIEVLDFENGILKIKLLGKCSGCLSAKYTVEEIVETSLKAEIPEIKKVELVDYLSDETLDMARKILSKNK, via the coding sequence ATGTATGAAAAAATTTCTAAGGTTATTGATGAAAAAGTAAGGCCGTATTTAAGTGGACATAACGGGGATATTGAAGTTCTGGATTTTGAAAATGGTATATTAAAAATTAAACTTCTTGGTAAATGTAGCGGGTGCTTATCTGCAAAATATACTGTTGAGGAGATTGTTGAAACTTCTTTAAAAGCTGAAATACCGGAAATCAAAAAAGTTGAATTAGTTGATTATTTGAGTGATGAGACACTTGATATGGCAAGAAAGATACTGTCAAAAAATAAATAA
- a CDS encoding 4-hydroxyphenylacetate 3-hydroxylase family protein — translation MALMTGEEYVESLRKLNLNVYLLGEKIDNPVDNPILRPSLNSVKMTYDLAQMPEYEDLMTVKSSITGEKINRFVHLHQSAEDLVKKVKMQRLCGQKTAACFQRCVGMDAFNATFSTTYEIDKEYNTNYHENFKRFLKYVQENDLTVDGAMTDPKGDRGLSPSKQADPDLYLRVVERRPDGIVVRGAKAHQTGICNSHEVLVMPTIAMKPEDKDYAVAFAVPTDAKGITMIIGRQSCDTRKMEKDTDIDVGNKEFGGVEALTVFDDVFIPNDRIFLNGETEFAGMLVERFAGYHRQSYGGCKVGVGDVLIGAAALAADYNGAAKASHIKDKLIEMMHLNETLYACGIACSAEGYPTKAGNYQIDLLLANVCKQNVTRFPYEIVRLAEDIAGGLMVTMPSEKDYHNPVVGKYVEKYLVGVASVPVEDRMKVLRLLENLCLGTAAVGYRTESMHGAGSPQAQRIMISRQGNLGQKKRLAKAIARIK, via the coding sequence ATGGCTTTAATGACAGGAGAGGAATATGTAGAAAGTTTACGTAAATTAAATTTAAACGTTTACCTATTAGGAGAGAAGATAGATAATCCAGTGGACAATCCAATACTTCGTCCATCACTTAATTCTGTAAAGATGACTTATGATTTAGCTCAAATGCCTGAGTATGAGGATTTAATGACTGTAAAATCAAGTATTACAGGAGAAAAAATAAATAGATTTGTTCATTTACATCAAAGTGCGGAAGATCTAGTTAAAAAAGTTAAGATGCAGAGATTATGTGGACAAAAGACTGCAGCATGTTTTCAAAGATGTGTTGGTATGGACGCTTTTAATGCAACATTTAGTACTACGTATGAAATAGATAAGGAATACAATACAAATTATCATGAAAATTTTAAGAGATTTTTGAAGTATGTTCAAGAAAACGATTTGACTGTTGATGGAGCTATGACCGACCCAAAAGGAGACAGAGGTTTATCACCAAGTAAACAAGCTGATCCAGATCTATATTTAAGAGTTGTTGAAAGAAGACCTGACGGTATTGTTGTAAGAGGGGCAAAGGCACACCAGACAGGTATTTGTAATTCTCATGAAGTGTTAGTTATGCCAACAATTGCAATGAAACCGGAGGATAAGGATTATGCAGTTGCATTTGCAGTACCAACTGATGCAAAAGGAATAACAATGATAATTGGAAGACAATCATGCGACACTAGAAAAATGGAAAAAGATACTGATATAGATGTAGGCAACAAGGAATTTGGTGGAGTAGAAGCTCTAACTGTATTTGATGATGTATTTATACCAAATGACAGAATCTTTTTAAATGGAGAAACTGAATTTGCAGGAATGTTAGTTGAGAGATTTGCAGGCTATCATAGACAAAGTTATGGTGGATGTAAAGTCGGAGTTGGAGATGTACTTATAGGAGCTGCTGCACTTGCTGCTGATTATAATGGTGCTGCAAAAGCATCACATATAAAAGATAAATTAATAGAAATGATGCATTTAAATGAAACATTGTATGCTTGCGGAATAGCATGTTCTGCTGAGGGATATCCAACAAAAGCAGGAAATTATCAAATAGACTTATTACTAGCTAATGTCTGTAAGCAGAATGTAACAAGATTCCCGTATGAAATAGTAAGACTGGCAGAGGATATAGCTGGAGGTCTTATGGTTACTATGCCATCTGAAAAAGATTATCATAATCCTGTTGTTGGAAAATATGTTGAGAAATATTTAGTAGGAGTGGCATCTGTTCCGGTAGAAGATAGAATGAAGGTATTAAGATTACTTGAAAATCTATGCCTTGGAACTGCAGCAGTAGGGTACAGAACTGAGTCAATGCATGGTGCAGGATCACCACAGGCTCAAAGAATAATGATATCAAGACAAGGAAATTTAGGACAAAAGAAGCGTCTGGCAAAGGCCATAGCTAGAATAAAATAA
- a CDS encoding sigma-54 interaction domain-containing protein, protein MQTIHQFDLCDLDNADTDTLKATIRRLYDIIECSYDGIYITDGDANTIFLNRSYEKITGMKKKEMIGKNMEYLEKNKFISKSGTLMVLRSKRSITIQQSFKTGKKVLVSSSPIFDDDKNIIMVVTNVRDVTELYELKEQLEKNKELTQKYYSQVAAMRNQLLNFSDIIVEDEKMLATLKASEKVARVDTTVLLLGETGVGKEVIAKYVHKNSKRKDKSFIKINCGAIPENLIESELFGYEKGAFTGANKEGKIGLFELADTGTIFLDEVGELPLDMQVKLLRVLQEGEIKRVGGIKNIKVDVRVIAATNRNLEDMVRKKAFREDLYYRLNVIPITILPLRKRRADIEPLAKYFLQMFNKKYDFNKKISSGAMESLKRYEWPGNVRELKNIIERVVIMSTGNNILRSDLPIKEIWSNNGVHQINSVNMNITLKQAVENLEKNLIESAFEECGNVRSAAKKLGIDASTLVRKRKKYNNRTMLQK, encoded by the coding sequence ATGCAAACCATACATCAGTTTGATTTGTGCGACTTGGATAATGCTGACACTGATACTTTAAAGGCTACAATCAGGAGACTTTATGATATCATTGAATGTTCTTATGATGGGATATATATAACTGATGGAGATGCTAATACTATATTCTTAAATAGATCATATGAAAAAATAACTGGCATGAAGAAAAAGGAAATGATTGGAAAGAATATGGAATACCTCGAAAAAAATAAATTCATATCTAAATCGGGTACACTTATGGTCTTAAGATCTAAGAGGAGCATAACAATACAGCAGAGTTTTAAGACTGGAAAGAAAGTTTTAGTATCAAGCAGCCCTATTTTTGATGATGATAAGAATATAATTATGGTTGTTACAAATGTTAGAGATGTTACTGAGTTATATGAGTTAAAGGAACAGTTGGAAAAAAATAAAGAACTAACGCAAAAATACTACTCACAAGTTGCAGCGATGAGAAATCAACTTTTAAATTTTTCTGATATCATAGTAGAAGATGAAAAAATGCTTGCCACTTTAAAAGCTTCTGAAAAGGTTGCTAGAGTTGATACAACTGTACTTTTATTAGGGGAAACAGGAGTAGGAAAAGAAGTCATAGCGAAATATGTACATAAAAATAGTAAAAGAAAAGACAAAAGTTTTATAAAAATAAATTGTGGAGCTATACCCGAAAATCTTATTGAGTCAGAATTATTTGGATATGAAAAGGGTGCTTTTACAGGTGCTAATAAAGAGGGTAAAATTGGTCTATTTGAGCTGGCAGATACCGGAACGATATTTTTAGATGAGGTTGGAGAACTTCCACTTGATATGCAAGTGAAGCTGCTTAGAGTTCTTCAGGAGGGTGAGATAAAAAGAGTAGGTGGAATTAAAAATATTAAAGTTGATGTCAGGGTTATTGCTGCAACAAACAGGAACCTGGAGGATATGGTGAGGAAAAAAGCCTTTAGAGAAGATTTATACTATCGACTAAATGTGATTCCAATAACAATATTACCACTTAGAAAGAGGAGGGCAGATATAGAACCACTTGCTAAATATTTTTTGCAAATGTTTAATAAAAAGTATGATTTTAATAAGAAAATAAGTTCTGGAGCAATGGAATCTTTAAAAAGATATGAATGGCCAGGAAATGTTAGAGAATTAAAGAATATAATAGAGAGAGTTGTTATTATGAGCACTGGTAACAACATATTAAGAAGTGATCTGCCTATTAAAGAAATATGGAGTAATAATGGAGTACATCAGATAAATTCGGTTAATATGAATATTACACTAAAGCAGGCGGTTGAGAATTTAGAGAAAAATCTTATAGAAAGTGCATTTGAAGAGTGTGGAAATGTTAGATCAGCGGCAAAAAAACTTGGTATAGATGCATCTACATTAGTCAGAAAGAGAAAAAAATATAATAATAGAACTATGTTGCAAAAATAA
- a CDS encoding electron transfer flavoprotein subunit alpha/FixB family protein, which yields MSIADYKGVWVFAEQRDGKLQKVALELAGKGRELADKLGEEVTAILLGSGVEHLAEELVSYGADNVICVDNPNLKQYTTDAYANVIHELVNARKPEILLVGATFIGRDLGPRVSARLSTGLTADCTGLDIDGEGKNLLMTRPAFGGNLMATIACTDNRPQMSTVRPGVFEKLDKDTSRKGKIEKVDIDVKEEDIRTKIQEVVKSAKNIADIGDAKVLVSGGRGLGGPEGFDMLKELADVLGGTISASRAAVDNGWIDKAYQVGQTGKTVRPDLYIACGISGAIQHLAGMQDSDYIVAINKDDSAAIMQAADLAIVGDYTKVIPEMIAQIKAMN from the coding sequence ATGAGTATAGCAGATTATAAAGGTGTATGGGTATTTGCTGAACAAAGGGACGGCAAGCTTCAGAAAGTAGCCCTTGAATTAGCAGGAAAAGGAAGGGAACTGGCAGATAAATTAGGAGAGGAAGTGACTGCCATTCTTCTTGGAAGCGGAGTGGAACATCTGGCAGAAGAACTGGTATCTTACGGTGCAGACAATGTTATATGTGTAGACAATCCAAACTTGAAACAGTATACGACAGACGCATATGCAAATGTTATACATGAACTTGTTAATGCAAGAAAACCGGAGATACTTTTAGTTGGTGCAACATTTATAGGAAGGGATCTCGGACCCAGGGTATCTGCAAGACTTTCAACAGGACTTACAGCAGATTGTACGGGACTTGATATAGACGGAGAAGGAAAGAACCTTCTTATGACAAGACCTGCATTTGGAGGAAACCTGATGGCAACAATAGCCTGCACGGACAACAGACCCCAGATGTCAACAGTAAGACCCGGTGTATTTGAAAAACTTGATAAGGATACATCAAGAAAAGGAAAAATAGAGAAAGTAGATATAGATGTTAAAGAAGAAGATATAAGAACAAAAATACAGGAAGTAGTAAAATCGGCTAAAAATATTGCAGATATAGGAGATGCAAAGGTTCTTGTATCGGGCGGAAGAGGACTTGGCGGACCTGAAGGCTTTGATATGCTTAAAGAACTTGCAGACGTACTGGGCGGAACAATATCAGCCTCACGTGCGGCAGTAGATAATGGCTGGATAGATAAGGCATATCAGGTAGGACAAACAGGAAAAACTGTAAGACCTGATCTATATATAGCCTGCGGAATATCCGGAGCAATACAGCATCTTGCAGGGATGCAGGACAGTGATTATATAGTTGCCATAAACAAGGATGATTCAGCTGCAATAATGCAGGCTGCAGACCTTGCTATAGTTGGTGATTACACTAAAGTAATACCTGAGATGATAGCACAGATAAAGGCTATGAATTAA
- a CDS encoding electron transfer flavoprotein subunit beta/FixA family protein, giving the protein MNIVVCLKQVPDTNEVKIDPKTGTLIREGVPSIINPDDKNALEGAIELKESQGAKVTVISMGPPQADRALREALAMGADEAILISDRAFAGADTLATSNALAGALRKLDYDIVFAGRQAIDGDTAQVGPEIAEHLGIPQVTYVEDVKVDGNELTVKKSLEDGYEMIKVKTPVLLTAIKELNEPRYMYMSKIFDAYKREVKLWTADDIDVDKSLLGLKGSPTKVKKSWPKAAKGKGEIVDKPFKEAAAYGVAKLKEKHFI; this is encoded by the coding sequence ATGAATATAGTAGTTTGCTTAAAACAGGTACCTGATACCAACGAAGTTAAGATAGATCCAAAGACCGGGACACTTATAAGAGAAGGAGTTCCATCTATAATAAACCCCGATGATAAAAATGCACTTGAAGGTGCTATTGAGTTAAAAGAAAGTCAGGGGGCAAAAGTAACAGTAATAAGCATGGGACCTCCACAGGCCGACAGGGCTTTAAGAGAGGCTCTCGCAATGGGTGCAGATGAGGCAATATTGATCTCCGACAGGGCATTTGCAGGAGCAGATACTTTAGCAACATCAAATGCACTTGCAGGTGCACTCAGAAAACTTGACTATGACATAGTATTTGCAGGCAGACAGGCTATAGATGGAGATACCGCACAGGTAGGACCTGAAATAGCAGAACACCTCGGAATTCCTCAGGTAACATATGTAGAGGATGTAAAGGTAGACGGGAACGAACTTACTGTAAAGAAATCACTTGAAGATGGATATGAGATGATAAAAGTAAAGACACCGGTTCTTTTGACTGCAATAAAAGAATTGAATGAACCGAGATATATGTATATGTCAAAGATATTTGATGCTTACAAGAGGGAAGTAAAATTATGGACGGCAGATGATATTGATGTAGATAAATCCCTTCTTGGACTGAAAGGTTCACCTACAAAGGTTAAGAAATCCTGGCCAAAAGCAGCAAAAGGAAAGGGAGAAATTGTAGATAAACCATTCAAAGAAGCAGCTGCATATGGAGTTGCAAAACTTAAAGAAAAACATTTCATCTAA
- a CDS encoding acyl-CoA dehydrogenase, which yields MNFGLTKEQELIKQMAAEFVKNEVEPLAKEVDAEEKYPIETMRKMAKYEMLGMPYPEELGGAGADYLSYILIVEELAKACTTTSTAFSAHTSLCCWPIYNFGTEEQKKKFLPDLLSGKKIGAFALTEPNAGTDSAAQQTTARKEGDSYILNGSKIFITNGGYADTFVTFAMTDRSKGTRGISAFVIERGMPGFTIGKVEDKMGIRGSSTTELIFEDLKVPEENLLGKEGKGFKVAMTTLDGGRIGIAAQALGIAEGALEYAINYMKERKQFGRPIAAFQGLQWYVAEMDTKVEAAKYLVYKAAWRKQEGLPFTVDAAQAKLFAAETAMAVTTKAVQILGGYGYTKDYPLERMMRDAKITEIYEGTSEVQKMVISGNLLKK from the coding sequence ATGAATTTTGGTTTGACAAAGGAACAAGAATTAATAAAACAGATGGCAGCTGAATTTGTAAAAAATGAGGTAGAGCCACTTGCAAAAGAAGTTGACGCAGAAGAAAAATACCCGATAGAAACAATGAGAAAAATGGCAAAATATGAGATGCTGGGTATGCCTTATCCTGAAGAATTAGGCGGAGCCGGTGCCGATTATTTAAGTTATATACTGATAGTAGAGGAACTTGCAAAAGCATGCACAACTACTTCAACAGCGTTTTCAGCACATACATCACTATGCTGCTGGCCAATATATAACTTTGGAACAGAGGAGCAGAAGAAAAAATTCCTCCCGGATCTATTAAGCGGAAAGAAAATAGGCGCATTTGCATTAACTGAACCTAATGCAGGAACAGATTCTGCAGCACAGCAGACAACGGCAAGAAAAGAAGGAGACAGTTACATATTAAATGGCTCCAAGATATTTATAACAAATGGAGGATATGCAGACACTTTTGTAACTTTTGCAATGACAGACAGGAGCAAGGGCACAAGGGGAATATCAGCATTTGTAATTGAAAGGGGAATGCCCGGCTTCACAATAGGAAAAGTAGAAGACAAGATGGGAATCAGGGGATCTTCAACAACAGAACTTATATTTGAAGATTTAAAAGTACCGGAAGAAAACCTTTTAGGAAAAGAAGGAAAAGGTTTTAAAGTTGCGATGACAACACTTGACGGCGGCAGAATAGGAATAGCCGCACAGGCTCTTGGAATAGCAGAAGGGGCACTTGAATATGCTATAAACTATATGAAGGAAAGAAAACAATTCGGGAGACCTATAGCAGCATTCCAGGGACTGCAGTGGTATGTAGCTGAAATGGACACTAAAGTAGAGGCAGCAAAATATCTTGTATACAAAGCAGCATGGAGAAAGCAGGAAGGACTTCCATTTACAGTAGATGCAGCACAGGCAAAATTGTTTGCGGCAGAAACTGCAATGGCTGTAACAACTAAGGCAGTGCAGATTCTTGGTGGCTATGGATACACCAAGGATTATCCGCTCGAGAGAATGATGAGAGATGCCAAGATAACAGAAATATATGAAGGAACATCAGAAGTTCAAAAGATGGTTATCTCGGGCAATTTGTTAAAGAAATAG
- a CDS encoding acetyl-CoA C-acetyltransferase → MGKVVIASAVRTAIGKFGGTLKDVSAVDMGAAVIKEALKRANVNSENVDEVIMGNVLQAGLGQNPARQALIKAGIPEEVPGFTINKVCGSGLRAVSLAAQLIKTGDEDIIVAGGMENMSRAPYILNKVRWGERMGEGKLVDEMIQDGLWDAFNQYHMGITAENIAEQWGITREMQDEFSLSSQQKAEAAIKGGKFKDEIVPITIKTRKGEKVFDTDEFPRFGSTIEGLAKLKPSFKKDGTVTAGNASGINDAASALVIMSEEKAKELGIKPMATILSYGTRGLDPKIMGYGPFYATKKALEKANLTIDDMDLIEANEAFAAQSLAVARDLKFDMSKVNVNGGAVALGHPIGASGARILTTLLYEMKKRNSKKGLATLCIGGGMGTALIVEME, encoded by the coding sequence ATGGGAAAAGTAGTTATAGCAAGTGCTGTTAGAACAGCAATAGGAAAATTTGGAGGAACATTAAAAGATGTTTCAGCAGTTGATATGGGAGCAGCAGTTATAAAAGAAGCATTAAAGAGGGCAAATGTAAATTCTGAGAATGTAGATGAAGTTATAATGGGAAATGTACTGCAGGCAGGACTTGGACAAAATCCAGCAAGACAGGCACTTATAAAAGCAGGAATTCCAGAAGAAGTACCGGGATTCACAATAAATAAGGTTTGTGGATCAGGACTCAGGGCAGTCAGCCTGGCAGCACAGTTAATAAAAACCGGAGACGAAGATATTATAGTTGCTGGCGGAATGGAAAATATGTCGAGGGCCCCTTATATATTGAATAAAGTAAGATGGGGCGAGAGAATGGGAGAAGGAAAATTAGTTGATGAAATGATACAGGACGGATTATGGGATGCATTCAACCAGTATCATATGGGAATAACAGCAGAAAATATAGCAGAGCAGTGGGGAATTACAAGAGAAATGCAGGATGAGTTTTCATTATCTTCACAACAAAAGGCAGAAGCTGCAATAAAGGGTGGAAAGTTTAAGGATGAAATAGTTCCAATTACAATAAAGACTAGAAAAGGTGAAAAGGTATTCGATACAGATGAATTTCCTAGATTTGGTTCCACAATTGAGGGATTGGCAAAATTGAAACCATCATTTAAGAAAGATGGGACAGTTACAGCAGGAAATGCATCAGGTATAAATGATGCAGCGTCAGCTTTAGTAATAATGAGTGAAGAGAAGGCAAAGGAACTTGGTATAAAACCTATGGCAACCATACTTTCATATGGAACAAGAGGACTGGATCCAAAAATAATGGGATATGGACCATTTTATGCAACAAAAAAAGCTCTGGAAAAAGCTAATTTAACTATTGATGATATGGATTTGATAGAAGCAAACGAGGCATTTGCAGCTCAAAGTTTGGCAGTTGCCAGGGATTTGAAATTTGATATGAGCAAGGTTAATGTAAATGGAGGGGCGGTAGCACTTGGACATCCTATTGGAGCATCAGGAGCTAGAATACTCACTACATTACTTTATGAAATGAAGAAAAGAAACTCTAAGAAAGGTTTAGCAACACTTTGTATAGGTGGTGGAATGGGAACAGCTCTAATTGTTGAGATGGAGTAG